GTCATCCGGCTGCATCACGTGGAGCTGCTCCAGTCGCTCGACCGCCCGCAGGCGCTCGCGTTCCTCGACTTCTTCACGGGCGAGCTGCGTACGTTGGGCCTGCGGCTCATGCTCGACACCGAGGGACCCACGGACTGGATCACGACCGTGGTGGAGCGCTACCGCGACGTGCTCACGCGCGTGGAGCTGGAGAACGAGATCCTCATCGACGGCGTGACGCCGGCGCGCCCCGCGCGGTGGACGGCCGAGTACCGCGCGGCGAAGGCCGCGGCGCCGAACGCGCAGGTGTTCCTCACGAGCGCCGGCAACCACGGCCAGCTCGAGCGCGCCGCGGCGCTCGGCGTGCCGTTCGACCGCGTGGGGCTGCACGCGTACAAGCACGGGCCCCAGTGGATGGAGACGTACTCGTCGCACATGCTCGGCGCGGCCGACGTCGCGCACGCACACGGCACCGCGGTCACGCTCGGAGAGTTCAACTGGAAGAACCTCACCGAGCTCGCGCCCGACTCGCAGCGCATCGCGGCCCGCGACGTGTACGAGACGGTGCTCGGCCCGCGCGCGATCCCGGAGGTCATCGAGTTCCAGTTCCACGAGACGCTCACGTTCAACCCCGCGATCAGCGGCACGAACACCCGCCACTACGAGCCGCTCGCGCTCGACCGGCGGCTGAAGGTCTCGGGCGAGGAGTTCGAGCGCGTCATCCGCGAGTACGGCCGCCCCGACGCCGCCGTGCGCCTGCTGCCGACGACGGTGCGCGAGGCGCGGCTGACGAACGGCGCGGCGACGGCGGAGTTCACGGTGACCAACGCGAGCGACCGTGCCCGCACCGTGACGCTCGCGCCGGAAGCGTACGACGGGCTCACCACGCGGCTGCTCACACCGTCGCGCGTGACGCTGCGCCCGGGCGAGACGCACACCGGCCGCGTGGCGATCCGCCTGTCGACGGGCGCGATGCCGGGCACGTATCACCACTTCGTGCGCGTGACGTACGACGAAGGCACGCACTACGGCTGGGGCGTGGTGTCGAACCCCGGCGTGCCGACGTTCGCCGCGCCGGTGCTCGGCGAGCGCGTGAGCTACCCGCAGGGCGCCGACGTCGTGCGGCGCGCGGGGTGGACGCGGCCGCTCGCCGTGACGTTCGCCGACGACGCGACGGCGCTGGAGCTGGAGTCGGCCTACCAGGTGGCCGGCACGCTGCAGGCGGCGACGGGCGTGCCCGTGTGGCTGTCGCGCGCGAGCGATCTGCCCGACTCGCTGCGCGCCCGCGGCCTGGTCGTCGCGTTAGGCACCGCGCCGGGCGTCGCGGAGGCGAAGCACGGCGTCGTGCGGCTCGACGAGTCGGGCGGCGCCCAGCGGCTGCTGCTCACCGGCATCGACAAGGACGGCGTGCACGCGGCGGCGGCGGAGCTGATGCTGCGCTTCTGGCCGAACGCGAAGGACGCCGCGATGCGGCTCACGGGCAAGGAGCCGGGCAACGCGCTCGGCCACCCGGCGATGATCACGAATCCCAACCCGCCGTGATGTCCTGACGTCCGTGCGGCGCGCGGGAGCTACTGGAACTGCGCGCGGAACTCGCGCAGCTCCTCGCGCAGCGCCGCGAGGTCGGCGCGCAGCTCGTCGACGCTGCGCTCGAGCGCCGCGACGCGGTCGTCGGCCGGAGGGCTGGAATCGTTAGGCGCGCTCTCCAGCGAGGCCGCGGCCGCGGCCTCGCCGCTCAGCAGGTGCGCGTAGCGGTCCTCGCGGCGGCCGGCGGAACGGGGGAGCCGCACCACGAGCGGCTCGGGCTCGCGCGCGGCGAGCGCGGCGAGCGTCGTCTCCACGTCGGCGAGGTCGGCGAACTCCGCGAGGCGCGCCGTGCGCGCGTTCAGCTCCCCCGCTGTCTGCGCGCCGCGCAGCATGAGCACCGCGAGCACGGCGAGCTCGCGCGCGTCGAGGTTCAGCGCGTCGCGCAGGAGCACCTCGTACTTCGTGACGCGCGAGCCGGAGGGCTGGATGGCGCGCATCAGGCCACGCCGGCGCAGCGGCACGATGGCGCGCATCACGCCGTCCTCGTCGAGCCGCATCACCGGGTCGCGGTTGGACGTCTGGTTGCACGCCGCGACGAGCGCGCTCATGGACAGCGGGTAGTTGTCGGGCGTGGTGATCTGCTTCTCGACGAGCGAGCCGAGGACACGCACTTCCTCGGCGGTGAGCGGTGGCTCCATCGGCGGTCTCCTCTCGGTATTGACGTAACAGTATTTATTGATATATAATGCTGCCGTGACCACCGCGACACGCTCCGCCCCCGACCTCGACCGCGCCGTGACGCTGTTCCACGCGCTGTCCGACGTCACGCGCCTGTCGATCCTCGACATGCTGCGCGGCGGCGAGCGGTGCGTGTGCGAGCTGCAGGACGAGCTCGACGCCGCGCAGTCGCGGCTGTCGTTCCACCTGCGCGTGCTCAAGGACGCCGGGCTGGTGGCCGACCGCCGCGAGGGGCGCTGGTCGTACTACAGCATCGTCCCTGACGCGCTGGCCGAGGTGCACGACCTGTCCGTCGCGCTGCAGCCGAAGAAGGGTGCGCTCCCCACGCTCCGGGCCGGGGCGTGCTGCCGTTGACCTCCTCTTTTCTTTTGCCCATGTCATCAACATTTCTTGATCAGATCAGGGCCGAGGTACAGGCGCGCTACGGCGCGACGGCCCAGCGTGTCGCGCAGGGCGCGGGTGCGTCGTGCTGCGGCCCCGCGGACGGCTCGAGCGGCTGTTGCGGGAGCTCGAGCGAGACGTGGGACCCGATCACGGCCGACCTGTACGACGCCGGCGAGACGGCGGGCCTCCCGGCCGAGGCGCTGCTCGCGTCGTTGGGCTGCGGCAATCCGACCGCGCTCGCGGAGCTGAATGCGGGCGAGGTCGTCCTCGACCTGGGCTCCGGCGGCGGCATCGACGTGCTGCTCTCGGCCCGGCGCGTCGGTCCCACGGGCAAGGCGTACGGGCTCGACATGACCGACGAGATGCTCGCGCTCGCGCTGGACAACGCAGCGAAGGCCGGCGCGACGAACGTCGAGTTCCTGAAGGGACACATCGAGGCGATCCCGCTCCCGTCCAGCACCGTCGACGTCATCATCTCGAACTGCGTGATCAACCTCTCCGGCGACAAGCGGCAGGTGCTGCGCGAGGCGTTTCGCGTGCTGAAGCCGGGCGGCCGGTTCGCGGTGAGCGACGTGGTCGTGCGCGAGGGGCTGCCCGCCGCGGTGAAGGAGAGCATGGCGCTGTGGACCGGCTGCGTCGCCGGTGCGCTCGAGGAGACGGAGTTCCTCGCGCTGCTGCGCGAGGTCGGCTTCGAGAACCCGAGCATCGAGCCGACGCGCATCTACACGCGCGACGACGCGGCGGCGCTGCTGCAGGGCACGGGGCTCGATCCCGCGCTCGCCGACCAGGTGGAGGGAAAGATCCTGAGCGGCTTCGTACGCGCCACCAAGCCGGGTCGCCGTCTGACGCCGTTAGGCACCGCCGCGAAGTCCACGCGCGCCTGCGGCTGCGACGACGGCTGCTGCACCTGACGCCTGACGATACCACGGAGGATCCTTCCATGACCGCCACGCTGCGCACCGCACGTCCCGACGATCTACCCGCCGTCACGCGTCTGCTGCAGGATTCCGCGCTGCCGCTCGACGGCGTGGCCGAGTCGCTCCCCGGCTTCGTCGTCGCCGAGGCCGAGGGCGCGCTCGTCGGCGTGGCGGGCCTGGAAGTCTGCTGCGAGCACGCGCTGCTCCGCTCCGTCGCCGTCGACGAGGCGTGGCGCGGACACGGCATCGGCCGCGCGCTCGTGGCGCGCGTCGTCTCCGACGCCGAAGCGCGCGGCATCCACGCGCTCTACCTGCTCACCACCACCGCCGACCGGTACTTCCCGAGCTTCGGCTTTCGGCAGATCCCGCGCGACGAGGTGCCCGACGACGTGCGCGCGACCGCGGAGTTCCGGAGCGCGTGCCCGGCGTCGGCGACGGTGATGACGCGCGCGGTGCACGCCGCGTGACCAACGCGCCGCCGCCGTTCCGCGTGCTGGTGCTGTGCACCGGCAACTCCGCGCGAAGCCAGATCGCCGAGGCGCTGCTCGCCGTGCGCGGCGCCGGGCGCGTCGCGGCGGCGAGCGCGGGATCGCGCCCGGCCGCGCGCGTGAACCCGTACGCCGTCGAGGTGCTGCGCGACCACGGGATCGCGTGGGAGGGCCGCACGCCGAAGAGCATCGACGACGTTGCGGAGGAGCGCTTCGATCTCGTGATCACGGTGTGCGACAACGCGCGCGACGCGTGCCCTCACTTCCCCGGGGCGACGGCGCAGGTGCACTGGGGGCTCCCCGATCCGGCGGAGGCGGTGGGCGCGCTCGCGGCGCGACGCGCGTTCCGGGAGACGTACGACGCGCTCGCCGCGCGCGTCGACGCGCTGCTCGCGCTGCCGCTCGAGCATCTGGAGCCCGCCGCGCTCCGCGAGCGCGCGCAGGCCGTGCACTCGGCGCCGGGTGCCTAACGGCGCGGCGGCGCCGCGAACCGGCGCGACTGGCGCTCGTAGGCGTGCGCGAATGCGAGCACGCGCGCGTCGTCGCCGGGCAGCCCGACCACCGACAGGTTGAGCGCCGGCATCCCGTCGGCACCGAGCCCCGCGGGCACCGAGACCTCGGGCAGCCCGAGCCAGTTGCCGTAGCCGAGCGCGGTGCGCACGTCGGGCCACGGGTCGACCGCGCGCGGCGCGTTGAACGGCATCGTCGGGTACACCATCGCCGCGACGCCGGCGGCACGCATCGACGCCGCGAGCGACGCGACGACCGCCGCGCGCGACCGCGCGAACGAGACACCCGCCGGATCCTCGGCGATCGGGCGGTCGAGCAGCGGCTCGCACGCCTCGAACGTCGCCGGCAGCACGTCGTAGAACGCGCGATACGCCGCGTAGCCGCGCCGCACCGCCGCCCGTGCGTCGTCGGTCCTGCCGGCGAAGTAGCGGAGCAGCGCGTTCGCCGTGGGAGCCGGGGACCGCGAGTCGGGCGCGACGTCGCCGCGCCTACGTGCCGACTCCGCGAACGCATCGCGATAGTCGATGCGCGTCACGGCCGGCTCGAACGAGTCGACGACGGCGCCCGCCGCGCGCAGGTCGGCCAGCGCGCGGTCCCACATCGCGACCGCCTCGGCGGTCATCTGCGCGCGCGGAACGTGCGCGTCCACGATGCCGAGCCGCGCGCCGGCGAGCGCGTCGTCGCGCAGGTGGGCGAGAGGCGCGGGATTCCACGCCTCGGCGCGCGCGAGTGGATCCGACGGATCCGCACCGGCGATCGCGGCGAGCAGCAGCGCGGCGTCGGCCACGCTGCGCGCGAGCGGTCCGTGCGTGTCGAGGTACGGCCACGTCGGGATCACGCCCGTGCGCGGCACGAGCCCGAACGTCGGCTTCATCCCCACCACGCCGGTGAACTGCGCGGGGATGCGGTTCGAGCCGCCGTCGTCGGTGCCTAACGCGGCGAACGCCATCCCCGTCGCCACCGCGACCGCGGAGCCGGCGCTCGAGCCGCCGGGCGTGCGCGTGCCCGTCGCGTCGTGCGGGTTCAGCACCTGGCCGGTGTGGCTGCTCGTGCCGTTGCCGTGGTACGCGAAGTCGTCGGCCGCGGTCTTGCCGAGCACCACCGCGCCCGCCGCGCGGAGCCGCGCCACCTCGAGCGCGTCGCGCGTGACGATCTCCGGGAACAGCCGCGCCCACTCGGCGCTCGATCCCGTCGTCGGCATGCCGGCGACGTCGTAGATCGCCTTCGCGAACACGGGGACGCCGTCGAGCGGGCCACGCGTGCGTCCGCCGCGGCGCCGCGCGTCGGCGGCGCGCGCCTCGTCGAGCGCCGTGTCGGCGAGCGCGTCGATCGCGCGAAAGGTCGCGCCGTCGCGTCGGCACCGCTCCAGCGCGCGCGCGGTGACCTCGGCCGCGGTCCACGCGCCGCGGCGACGGCCCGCGTGGTAGTCGGCGACGGTGCCGTCGAGCGGGTCGCTCGCCATCGCCGCCAAGCGCGTCGCGGGGAGCGCGACGAGCGCGGCGAGCTGCGCGAGGGCTTCGCGTCGGGTGGGGGACATCGCGGCGTGAGCGTGTGGGGTGGCGCCTAACAATACCGCGCCGCACCGCGCCGCACACGCCACGATCGCCGTCAGGCGCCGTTCACCGCGACCGTCAGCGCCGCCTTGAGGCCGTTCGTCACGTCGCCGGTCACCGTCGCGATCTGCAGCTGCGCGCCGTCGCTGAAGACGTTGTCGCTCGCGAGCGAGATCCCGGCGAGGTTGCGCACGCTCGACTCGTAGCCGCTCGTCGCGTACGCCAGGTCGCAGGCCGCCTTCGGCAGCGCGAGCTGCGACGTCGCCACCTTGTTGCGCACGCTCGTCGCCGCGGTGAGGCTCGGGTAGATCTCGAAGTGGACGTGCGGCCAGCGTCCGGCGTAGCAGCCCGGGAAGATCGACTGGAACGTGAGCTTGCCGCTCGCGTCGGCCGCCTGCACGCCGCGCAGGTAGTTCTGGTTCGTCGCGCCGGCCGAGTAGAGCGAGTACAGCCCCGCGCGGTCGCAGTGCCACAGGTACACCGCGCGGTTCGCGAGCACCTCGCACGTGCTGGCCGAGACGAGCGTGAGCTCGATCGTGAGCGGGATGCCGGCCGCGGTGCCCGAGAGCCCGGCGAAGCTCGAGCGGATGTCCTGCCGCACGACGCCGGTGAGGTTCAGGACGTTCGGCCCGTTCGAGCTGTCGCCCGGGTACGGCCCCGCGGTCTCCTCCGGGATCTTCGTCGGGCACGCCGCGCTCGTGCTGGTGCTCCCGGCGCTCGTGCCCGTGCTCGCGCCGGTCCCGGTCGACGATCCGGCGTCGGTGCCGGTGAGGTCGGACGTGGCGCAGCCGAGCAGGCTCAAGGCGCCGAGGCTGGCCCCGAGGCCGGCGCTCCACTTGGCCGCCATGCGCAGGGCGCGGCGACGGCCCATCGTGCCGCCGGTCGCCAGCAGGTCGCGATGCAGGCCGCCGTGGTCGTCGTGGTCGTCGTCGTGGTGGTGCGCGGGGACGACCAGGGAGATGGGGCGCTGGCTCATGGCGGTGATTCCTCGGGTGGGGCGCGACGCGGGGTCGCGGCTCGTCGCGTCGTACGGGAAAGAGACACGCTCCCGGTCCGCGCTCCCCGACGCCGCGGCGCGAACGGCACGTGGGCGTTCCGAATGGCACGTAGGGCCGGAGTTGCGGCCGGTCCCCGCGACCTTCACCGTTCCAATGGGGTAGCAACCGCGTCCCGACCCGATGCCCGTGCTCCCGTGAACCGACGCGTCCTGCAGGTACTGCCCGTCGGCGCCGTGCTTCTCGTGACAGCGGCGGCGCCGTCGCGCGCGACGGGCCCGCTGCACGGCAGTGGGTGCGCGCCGTCGGCGTGCGAGCTGGAGCCCCCGACGCCCGAGGAGGTCCACGCGATCGTCGCCGAAGCCGACCGCCTCGTCGCGCGCTACGCCATGGACACGACGTCCATCGGCCGGCAGTGCCTCGCGCTCGGCACGACCATGCGCGCCCGCATCGACGAGGTGCGCATGCTGCCGGTGATGTGGCGCGCGCCCGACACCGAGGGGTCCCTCGCCGCCGTCACCGGCGATGCGCACCGCGTGGAGCCCGTGCCGGGCGCCGGGCGGGTGCACATCGCGCGCGGCTTCGACTCGCTGAACCCCGAGCGTGGGATTCCCGCCATCGTGGAGACCGCCCGCCACGAGTTCGCGCACCTGAACGGCATGGGTCGGCGCGAGATGTGGGGGCTCGACGACGGCGCGCGGCTCGCCGCCGCGTGCGCGCCCCCTGAGGAGCGCGAGGCCGGACGCTAAACGCACGCTGTACGTAAACGCGCGACGGCGCCATGTTGCGTGGCCCACTCGCCGCACCCGCCGCCCCGCCTCATGGCCTCGCTCGCCCGCACCGAACCCGTCGTCCCCGGCCTCTCCCGGGAGCCCGCCGCGCACGACGAGATCTACCGCGCCATCTTCGACGCGTCGAACGACGCGATCTTCGTCCACGACATCGAGACCGGCGCGGTGCTCGACGCGAACCGCCGCGCGAGCGCGTTCACCGGCGCCACGCTCGACGCGCTGCGCGCGAACGGGCTCGCGTACATCGCCGCCGTGGAGCCGTTCACGCTGGAGCGTGCGCGCGAGCACCTGCAGCGCGCCGCGGCGGGGGAGCCGCAGCGGTTCGAGTGGCGCATGCGCGCCGCCGGCACCGACCGGCTCCGCTGGGTGGAGGTGACGCTGCAGCGCATCACCATTCGCGGCGTCGACCGGCTGCTCGCGCTCGTGCGCGACATCGAGGAGCGCAAGGCGGCCGAAGAGGCGCTGCAGGCGAGCGAGGAGAGCTACCGCACGATCTTCCAGGGCGCCGCCGACGGGATGTACCTGCACGACCCCGAGACCGGCGCGCTGCTCGACGCGAACGACGCCGCCATCGCGCAGCTCGGCCGCTCGGTGGAGGAGCTGAAGGAGCTCGGGTGCATGTTCGCGCAGGACGTCGGCTACACGCCGGAGCGCGCGCTGCCGTACTTCCAGCGCGCGCTCGCCGGCGAGTCGCCGCGGTTCGAGTGGGGGAACCGGCACAAGGACGGGCGGTTCTTCTGGATGGAGACGACGCTCCGCCGCGTCACCATCCGCGGGCGCGACCGCCTGCTCGCGACGGCGCGCAACATCGACGACCACAAGGCGGCCGAGGAGGCGCTGCGCCGCGCGTACGAGGAGATGGAGCGGCGCGTGGCCGAGCGCACCGCGGAGCTGGCGGAGCGCGAGGCGTACTACCGGAGCCTGATCGAGAACACGTCGGACCTCGTCACGTTCGCCGACGCGGCGGGCACGGTGCGCTACCACAGCCCGTCGCTGCAGCGGATGCTCGGCTACCCGTCCGACTCGCACGTCGGCCGCAACGCGTTCGAGATCATCCACCGCGACGACGTCGAGGCGACGCGCGCCGGGTTCGCGGATCTCGTCGCGCATCCCGGCACGACGGGGGTGCTGATCTACCGGCTGCGCCACGCCGACGGCACGTGGCGCACCGTGGAGAGCATCGCGCGCACGGTGGATCCGGCGTCGGCCGAGTCCGGGCTCGTGATCAACACGCGCGACGTCACCGAGCGTCGGCTCGCCGAGGCCGCGCTCGCGCGCGCGAAGGAGGAGGCGGAGCGCGCGAACGCGGCGAAGAGCGAGTTCCTGTCGCGCATGAGCCACGAGCTGCGCACGCCGATGAACTCCATCCTCGGCTTCGGCCAGCTGCTCGCGCGCGCCGAGCTGCCGCCGCAGCACGCGAAGGGCGTCGGCCACATCGTGAAGGCGGGGCGGCATCTCCTGCATCTCATCAACGAGGTGCTCGAGATCTCCCGCATCGAGGCCGGGCGCGAGAGCTTCTCGCTGGAGCCGGTGGCGCTCGGCGCGGTGGTGCATGAGGCGCTGGGGCTCGTGCGGCCGCTCGCCCAGCAGCACGGCGTCGCGCTGCTCGACGCGGGCGTGCCTAACGAGACGTCGGCGGGCGAGGTATGCGTGGTCGCCGACCGGCGGCGGCTCGTGCAGGTGCTGCTCAACCTCCTGAGCAACGCGATCAAGTACAACCGACCCGGCGGCTCGGTGCGGCTCGCGTGCGCGCCGAACGCCGCGGGCGGGTGGAGCGTGCGCGTGCAGGACAGCGGGCGCGGCATCCCGGCCGACCGCGTCGACCAGCTCTTCACGCCGTTCGCGCGGCTCGGCGCGGAGCAGACCGACGTGGAAGGGACGGGGCTCGGGCTCGCGCTGTCGAAGCGGCTGTGCGAGGCGATGGGCGGCGCGCTCGCGCTCGAGGCGAGCGGCGCGTTCGGCAGCGTGTTCCGCATCGACCTGTGCGCGGCGCCGCATCCGCTCGAGCGCCTCGAGGACACCGGCACGTGGGCGGCGATGTCCGCCGAGGGGGGCGAGGCGACGCTGCTGTACGTCGAGGACAACCTCGCGAACCTCAGCCTCGTCGAAGCGATCCTGCTGTCGCGCCCCGGGTGGCGCATCATTCCCGCGCTGCAGGGTCAGCTCGGCGTGGAGCTCGCGCGCGAGCACATGCCCGACGTCATCCTGCTCGACCTGCATCTCCCCGACATCCCGGGCGCCGAGGTGCTGCGTCGACTGCGCGCCGACGCGCGCACGGCGACGATCCCCGTCGTCGTGGTGAGCGCGGACGCGACGGCGAGCTCGCTCGAGCGGCTGCGCCAGGCGGGCGCCGACGCGTATCTCACGAAGCCGCTCGACGTCGACGAGTTCCTGACGGTGGTGCAGCGGCATCTGCCGAGCGCCGCGCGCTGACGGCGCGCTGTATCGGATCGTTACAGGCATCGTAACGCTCCGTTACGGGGCGGCGGTGCGGCGCGACGGCGTCGCGCCGGCGTAAGCGGCGCCTGGGCAAAGCGTTAGGCGCGGGAGCGGGGGCGGGGGGCACGTGGGCTGCCTTGCGAGGGCACGTCGACGTCCGCCCCGTGCCTCTCCCACGAGACCCCGCCATGCCCCGACACCTGCTGTCACTCGCGCTGCTCGCCGGCGTGCTCGCCGCGTGCAGCGATGCCACCGCTCCGTCGTCCACGCTCGCTCCGGGCGGCATCTCGCGCTCCGGTGGCTCCGGCGGCGGTGGAGGCACGAGCGGCGGTGGCGGCGGTGGCGGCAGCAGCGTCAGCGGCATCGGGATCCTGCCGACGACCGCGCCCGCGCCGGACGTGCTGCTCCGCGAGTCGTTCGGCCCGGCCCCGACCTGCTGCGACCCGCCGGCGGGAAGGGCACGGCGAAGGCGACCTCGCTGCACACGACGATCAACGGCTTCTGGGTCGAGTATCCGGGCAGCGGCAACGCGTCGTGGATCGCCCCCGAGACGGGGCAGACCTGGAAGTTCTGTGGCGGGAGCGACGACCCGTACGAGCTCACCTCGCCGCTCCAGACGCAGTACAACGGCTGCGTGGCGTCCGAGTGGTTCGACCCGCCGACGTCGTACCCGACCGCGCTCATGCCGATCACGTTCACGCTGCCGAGTGCCGGCTACGAGCTGAGCATGGAGGGGTATCCGGCGCCGATCGCCGGCGCGTACGTCGCCATCGGCTTCACGAGCTCCGGCGCGGTGACGAGCAACCTCACGACGTCCGGCGCGCTGTGGCTCCGCGTCACCGACCCGACGCGGTTCGGCTTCCCGCTGCACTACGAGCTGCGCGCGGGCAGCCTCGCCAGCGGGCGCGTCATCGCCTCGGGCGACGCCGGGGCATCGGGGTGGAACCGGATGGCGATCCGCTACGCGCCGGCCGCCGGCACCGTCACGCTCACGAACGACGGCGTGGTGATCGGCACGTACGCGTTCACCATGCCGACGCCGAAGTACCTCGCGTTCGAGGGGGTCGGCATCCTCGACGACCTGGTGCTGCGGCAGTAGCACGTGCCCTCGGGTGGCGGGCGATTACGATTCGGCATCGTCGAACCGCGAACGCACCACCGGAGGGAGCGCAGATGAGACGGGTCACGTTCCTCGCCAGCTCGGCCGCCCTCGTCATTGGCGCCGCGGCCGGCGCCTCGATCGCGCAGCAGGTGCAGCAGCCGCAGCCCTACGTCGTCGGCAACCCCGTCGGGCTCCCGGTCACGCCGGGGCCCGGCGGCGCGTTCGAGGCGGTGTCGCCGAACGTGAAGATGTACGGCGCGATCTACTCCGCCGAGAGCTGCTCGTACGATGCGACCCGCGGCGTCATCGTGGTGCCGAACCGCGGCGTGCCTCAGAACGTGCAGACGAACAACGCGTGGGTGTCGTTCATCAACCACGACGGCTCGGTGCACACCGCGCGGTGGATCGGCGTCCAGAACCCCGGCGATCGCGCGAGCCTCGCGCCGCCGCTCGTGCTGAACGAGCCGTACGGCAGCGACATCGCGAACGGCATGCTGTACGTCGCCGACCGTGACGGGGGCACGACGCCGAACGAGCCGAGCGTCGCCGTGATCCGGCGGTTCGACATGCGCACCGGCGCGCCGGCCGGCGAGATTCGCGTCGAGCGCGCGGCGTGGCTGAACGACATCGCCGTCGGCACCGACGGGACGATCTACGCCACGGTGACCGGCGCCGGCGGCACGAACCCCGATCCGACGACGTGGCAGGTGCTGCGCGTCGCGCCCGACGGCGCGGTGTCGGTGTTCGTGCAGGGCGCGCCGCTGCGGCAGCCGAACGGCATCGCGTTCGACCCGCAGGGCAACGTCGTCGTCGTCAACATCGGCACCGCGGACGTGCTCACGTTCTCGCGCGCCGGCCAGCTGCTGAAGACCGAGACCGCGGCGCAGTCGGGCAACGACGGCCTCGTGATCATGCCCGACGGCACGAAGTACGTCAGCAGCGTCGTGAACGGCGGCGTGTCGCGCATCCGCGCCGGCCGCGCCGCGGAGCTCATCGCGCGCAACATCCCGAGCGCGGCGTCGATGTGCTACGATGCGGGCGCGAACCAGCTCGTGATCCCGATGAACCCGAACAACGGCCTCGCGTTCGTGCGGCTGGAGCCGGGCCGTTAGGCCGGGGAAGTTGCGCCGCCGGCGCGGCGCGATTGACAGACGGAGCGTGTGTCACTTGCGTACGTACACACTCCACGCCGCGCCCATGAACACGCGCTTCGCCGTCGCCGTCCACATCCTCACGTTCCTGCAGACGCAGGGCGGGGAGCCCGCCACGTCGGAGCTGATCGCGTCGAGCGTGAACACCAACCCGTCGCTGATCCGGCGGCTGCTCTCGCAGCTCGCGCGGGCGGGGCTCACGACGTCGCAGCTCGGCACTGGCGGCGGCGCGCTGCTCGCCACGCCGGCC
This DNA window, taken from Gemmatirosa kalamazoonensis, encodes the following:
- a CDS encoding YceH family protein gives rise to the protein MEPPLTAEEVRVLGSLVEKQITTPDNYPLSMSALVAACNQTSNRDPVMRLDEDGVMRAIVPLRRRGLMRAIQPSGSRVTKYEVLLRDALNLDARELAVLAVLMLRGAQTAGELNARTARLAEFADLADVETTLAALAAREPEPLVVRLPRSAGRREDRYAHLLSGEAAAAASLESAPNDSSPPADDRVAALERSVDELRADLAALREELREFRAQFQ
- a CDS encoding ArsR/SmtB family transcription factor, which translates into the protein MTTATRSAPDLDRAVTLFHALSDVTRLSILDMLRGGERCVCELQDELDAAQSRLSFHLRVLKDAGLVADRREGRWSYYSIVPDALAEVHDLSVALQPKKGALPTLRAGACCR
- a CDS encoding arsenite methyltransferase produces the protein MSSTFLDQIRAEVQARYGATAQRVAQGAGASCCGPADGSSGCCGSSSETWDPITADLYDAGETAGLPAEALLASLGCGNPTALAELNAGEVVLDLGSGGGIDVLLSARRVGPTGKAYGLDMTDEMLALALDNAAKAGATNVEFLKGHIEAIPLPSSTVDVIISNCVINLSGDKRQVLREAFRVLKPGGRFAVSDVVVREGLPAAVKESMALWTGCVAGALEETEFLALLREVGFENPSIEPTRIYTRDDAAALLQGTGLDPALADQVEGKILSGFVRATKPGRRLTPLGTAAKSTRACGCDDGCCT
- the arsN2 gene encoding arsenic resistance N-acetyltransferase ArsN2, with protein sequence MTATLRTARPDDLPAVTRLLQDSALPLDGVAESLPGFVVAEAEGALVGVAGLEVCCEHALLRSVAVDEAWRGHGIGRALVARVVSDAEARGIHALYLLTTTADRYFPSFGFRQIPRDEVPDDVRATAEFRSACPASATVMTRAVHAA
- a CDS encoding arsenate reductase ArsC yields the protein MTNAPPPFRVLVLCTGNSARSQIAEALLAVRGAGRVAAASAGSRPAARVNPYAVEVLRDHGIAWEGRTPKSIDDVAEERFDLVITVCDNARDACPHFPGATAQVHWGLPDPAEAVGALAARRAFRETYDALAARVDALLALPLEHLEPAALRERAQAVHSAPGA
- a CDS encoding amidase; the encoded protein is MSPTRREALAQLAALVALPATRLAAMASDPLDGTVADYHAGRRRGAWTAAEVTARALERCRRDGATFRAIDALADTALDEARAADARRRGGRTRGPLDGVPVFAKAIYDVAGMPTTGSSAEWARLFPEIVTRDALEVARLRAAGAVVLGKTAADDFAYHGNGTSSHTGQVLNPHDATGTRTPGGSSAGSAVAVATGMAFAALGTDDGGSNRIPAQFTGVVGMKPTFGLVPRTGVIPTWPYLDTHGPLARSVADAALLLAAIAGADPSDPLARAEAWNPAPLAHLRDDALAGARLGIVDAHVPRAQMTAEAVAMWDRALADLRAAGAVVDSFEPAVTRIDYRDAFAESARRRGDVAPDSRSPAPTANALLRYFAGRTDDARAAVRRGYAAYRAFYDVLPATFEACEPLLDRPIAEDPAGVSFARSRAAVVASLAASMRAAGVAAMVYPTMPFNAPRAVDPWPDVRTALGYGNWLGLPEVSVPAGLGADGMPALNLSVVGLPGDDARVLAFAHAYERQSRRFAAPPRR
- a CDS encoding intradiol ring-cleavage dioxygenase; its protein translation is MSQRPISLVVPAHHHDDDHDDHGGLHRDLLATGGTMGRRRALRMAAKWSAGLGASLGALSLLGCATSDLTGTDAGSSTGTGASTGTSAGSTSTSAACPTKIPEETAGPYPGDSSNGPNVLNLTGVVRQDIRSSFAGLSGTAAGIPLTIELTLVSASTCEVLANRAVYLWHCDRAGLYSLYSAGATNQNYLRGVQAADASGKLTFQSIFPGCYAGRWPHVHFEIYPSLTAATSVRNKVATSQLALPKAACDLAYATSGYESSVRNLAGISLASDNVFSDGAQLQIATVTGDVTNGLKAALTVAVNGA
- a CDS encoding PAS domain S-box protein: MASLARTEPVVPGLSREPAAHDEIYRAIFDASNDAIFVHDIETGAVLDANRRASAFTGATLDALRANGLAYIAAVEPFTLERAREHLQRAAAGEPQRFEWRMRAAGTDRLRWVEVTLQRITIRGVDRLLALVRDIEERKAAEEALQASEESYRTIFQGAADGMYLHDPETGALLDANDAAIAQLGRSVEELKELGCMFAQDVGYTPERALPYFQRALAGESPRFEWGNRHKDGRFFWMETTLRRVTIRGRDRLLATARNIDDHKAAEEALRRAYEEMERRVAERTAELAEREAYYRSLIENTSDLVTFADAAGTVRYHSPSLQRMLGYPSDSHVGRNAFEIIHRDDVEATRAGFADLVAHPGTTGVLIYRLRHADGTWRTVESIARTVDPASAESGLVINTRDVTERRLAEAALARAKEEAERANAAKSEFLSRMSHELRTPMNSILGFGQLLARAELPPQHAKGVGHIVKAGRHLLHLINEVLEISRIEAGRESFSLEPVALGAVVHEALGLVRPLAQQHGVALLDAGVPNETSAGEVCVVADRRRLVQVLLNLLSNAIKYNRPGGSVRLACAPNAAGGWSVRVQDSGRGIPADRVDQLFTPFARLGAEQTDVEGTGLGLALSKRLCEAMGGALALEASGAFGSVFRIDLCAAPHPLERLEDTGTWAAMSAEGGEATLLYVEDNLANLSLVEAILLSRPGWRIIPALQGQLGVELAREHMPDVILLDLHLPDIPGAEVLRRLRADARTATIPVVVVSADATASSLERLRQAGADAYLTKPLDVDEFLTVVQRHLPSAAR